One part of the Haliotis asinina isolate JCU_RB_2024 chromosome 2, JCU_Hal_asi_v2, whole genome shotgun sequence genome encodes these proteins:
- the LOC137272558 gene encoding alpha-N-acetylgalactosaminidase-like, with protein MSKFHSTSRGITMARIHLLVLLAVLGMSQALNNGLALTPPMGFLDWERFQCNTDCVNDPDNCISENLFMKMADIIAEEGYRELGYEYIGIDDCWPAKSRDADGNLVADPERFPNGILGLSRYVHSRGLKLGIYGDVGTKTCAGYPGSQDYTKQDAETFATWELDLLKFDGCNTNTTESAIHFPLMSQSLNATGRPILFTCEWWSGDQSQHSHYIRNSEYCNSWRTFTDILDTWPSVLSIIQHYAQNVGDFISVSGPGSINDPDELIIGDFSLSYDQEKSQFGMWAMFAAPLYISADLRTMRPEAKAILQNRNVIAINQDPLVKGANMIKEIQNVQVWLKPLVKPGSYAVAFFNPNSDETPTRLSLTLADITLTNQNGYNVTEVFDDVSMGMFKPSGQFNVTVNPTGIVLIKTVPL; from the exons ATGAGCAAGTTTCATTCGACTTCACGCGGGATCACAATGGCGCGCATTCATCTGCTCGTGTTACTGGCTGTCCTTGGGATGTCACAGGCTTTGAACAATGGTCTCGCCCTGACCCCGCCCATGGGATTCTTGGACTGGGAGAGGTTCCAGTGTAATACGGACTGTGTCAATGACCCGGACAACTGCATCAG TGAGAATTTGTTCATGAAGATGGCAGACATTATTGCGGAGGAAGGCTACCGCGAGCTCGGATACGAATACATCGGCATCGACGACTGCTGGCCCGCCAAATCTCGGGACGCTGACGGCAACCTTGTGGCAGATCCAGAGAGGTTCCCTAACGGAATCCTTGGCCTCTCTCGATAT GTACATTCCCGTGGGCTAAAACTGGGTATCTACGGAGACGTCGGTACCAAGACGTGCGCAGGGTACCCTGGCAGTCAGGACTACACGAAACAGGACGCCGAGACGTTTGCTACATGGGAACTAGACTTGCTCAAGTTTGATGGCTGTAACACTAACACAACCGAATCGGCAATAC atttccCCTTGATGAGTCAAAGTCTGAACGCTACTGGCAGACCCATCCTCTTCACGTGTGAATGGTGGAGTGGAGACCAGAGCCAG CACTCTCACTACATCCGCAACAGCGAGTACTGCAACAGCTGGAGGACCTTCACCGACATCCTTGACACCTGGCCCTCCGTCCTCTCCATCATCCAACACTACGCCCAAAACGTCGGCGACTTCATCTCCGTATCAGGTCCAGGGTCCATCAACGATCCAGATGAG TTGATCATCGGAGACTTCAGTCTGAGCTATGACCAGGAGAAGTCACAGTTCGGGATGTGGGCAATGTTTGCCGCCCCACTCTATATCTCCGCTGATCTGAGGACCATGAGACCAGAAGCCAAAGCCATTCTACAAAACAGGAACGTCATCGCCATCAACCAGGACCCACTTGTAAAGGGAGCCAATATGATTAAAGAG ATTCAAAACGTGCAGGTGTGGCTGAAACCTTTGGTCAAACCCGGAAGTTATGCAGTAGCTTTCTTCAACCCGAACTCCGATGAAACACCAACGCGCTTGTCTTTGACACTGGCGGATATcacactgaccaatcagaacggcTATAACGTTACAGAAGTGTTTGATGACGTCAGTATGGGAATGTTTAAGCCGAGTGGTCAGTTCAATGTGACAGTCAATCCAACGGGAATTGTGCTGATCAAGACGGTTCCTCTTTGA
- the LOC137273767 gene encoding uncharacterized protein, with the protein MLSLSDTKVLFLAVVAVLFLLVSLYDNWSDNISLQYVGSDHHEQPSTRQHVDRYDKWIVTSSISADVTAVSGWKVILLPSTKETTEHCRFTWCSELSGDSFNTPLMTWKMKGYIYAISHGAKTISVVRRLDPYVLQMLQRIAAYQPRTGIVLKTNKTFLDPFMSKYNVTTEEPEQEYALFDYYIDTHVHPLILSNQAMSVENGISQEKLNYFPTAGSQPPVFLPRNTFTSLSSEITVFRYDAFWALALTEIDFGDLVTQRFVWEIDGMVGIYSFAESSIRYQQRLERRTWIAALLKSWQCAVNSDLLDCFGNVINRLGSEQLIEFSDVLRLREWISELRKTIFQIPQRQFHERKLNRSTTVGLIKIPQTKNPFNKFAYSFLKNLCPETDITFPHESIEDVALIITFNVPRFYKNIQSLEVMYRPYFPNIIYCGPKLKAFKEFVSNFTTGNYIYVEAFKRGWYYMYECTVEAMKLNIDVKGFLQIGDDTLVNPWNLYSQPREKIWLLKSFRRANASLDELKPRWGWWRKVKPRIQAVLNEMRDIAEHRPKRGFEYRFLQNFQNVSRNFTNLFIQTCDFIYMPTILKDNFTIMANLLLKHKVMIEIGFANIAFGLRRWRDIHFVKDVGLWDNRDRYIAMYSPGEVFLHPFKLQTYLETVPGRYFFCNTYLNSALRPP; encoded by the exons ATGTTGTCGCTTTCAG ATACAAAGGTGTTGTTCCTGGCAGTGGTGGCAGTGTTGTTCCTGTTGGTGTCTCTGTACGACAACTGGTCAGACAATATCTCACTACAGTACGTTGGATCTGACCATCATGAACAGCCCAGCACACGCCA GCATGTCGATCGTTATGACAAATGGATTGTTACGTCATCGATTTCTGCTGATGTCACTGCGGTGTCTGGCTGGAAAGTAATACTACTCCCTTCCACCAAGGAGACTACAGAACACTGCAG GTTTACATGGTGTTCTGAGCTAAGTGGAGACAGTTTCAACACACCACTGATGACGTGGAAAATGAAGGGTTATATTTATGCTATATCTCACGGTGCCAAGACCATAAGTGTTGTCCGTCGTTTGGACCCCTACGTCCTGCAGATGCTACAACGAATAGCTGCTTATCAACCTCGGACAGGAATAGttcttaaaacaaacaaaacctttcTTGATCCCTTCATGTCCAAATATAATGTGACGACTGAAGAACCAGAACAGGAATACGCTTTGTTTGATTATTATATCGACACGCATGTCCATCCTTTAATTCTGTCCAACCAAGCCATGTCTGTGGAAAATGGTATAAGTCAGGAGAAACTGAATTATTTTCCTACCGCCGGAAGTCAACCTCCTGTTTTCCTCCCACGCAACACGTTTACCTCCCTTAGTTCTGAAATAACCGTTTTCCGGTATGATGCATTCTGGGCTCTAGCGTTAACGGAAATTGACTTCGGGGATCTGGTTACACAGAGGTTCGTGTGGGAAATTGATGGAATGGTTGGGATATATTCATTTGCCGAGTCATCGATACGGTATCAACAGAGATTGGAAAGGCGGACCTGGATCGCAGCCCTACTAAAGTCGTGGCAATGTGCAGTTAATTCAGATTTACTAGACTGTTTCGGTAATGTGATAAACAGACTAGGATCGGAACAACTAATTGAGTTCAGTGATGTACTTAGGTTGAGAGAATGGATTTCCGAGTTGAGGAAGACCATTTTTCAAATTCCACAGCGCCAGTTTCATGAACGCAAACTCAATCGTAGCACAACCGTGGGACTAATAAAGATCCCACAAACAAAGAATCCGTTTAACAAATTTGCCTACAGTTTTTTGAAGAACCTGTGCCCGGAAACTGACATCACTTTTCCACATGAGAGCATAGAAGATGTAGCTCTGatcatcacatttaatgttCCAAGATTTTATAAAAACATACAGAGTTTGGAGGTGATGTATCGACCTTACTTTCCAAACATTATTTATTGTGGGCCGAAACTAAAGGCTTTTAAGGAATTTGTCAGTAACTTTACAACTGGGAATTATATTTATGTCGAAGCATTCAAGAGAGGGTGGTATTATATGTATGAATGCACGGTGGAAGCCATGAAACTGAACATAGATGTGAAAGGGTTCTTACAGATTGGCGACGACACACTCGTTAATCCCTGGAACCTATACTCACAACCACGGGAAAAGATATGGCTTCTCAAAAGCTTCCGGAGAGCAAATGCCTCTCTGGACGAATTGAAACCTCGCTGGGGATGGTGGAGAAAGGTGAAGCCCAGGATACAGGCTGTTTTGAACGAAATGCGTGATATAGCAGAACACAGACCGAAGAGAGGGTTTGAATATCGTTTCTTacaaaattttcaaaatgtttcccgcaattttacaaatttgttcattCAGACTTGTGACTTTATTTATATGCCAACCATTTTGAAAGATAATTTCACAATTATGGCGAATTTGTTACTGAAACATAAAGTGATGATAGAGATAGGTTTTGCTAACATTGCCTTTGGTTTGCGGAGATGGCGGGATATTCATTTTGTGAAAGACGTTGGCTTGTGGGACAACCGGGATCGCTACATAGCAATGTACAGCCCTGGGGAGGTGTTTCTGCACCCTTTTAAACTACAGACCTACCTGGAAACTGTTCCCGGTCGATATTTCTTCTGCAACACCTATCTCAATTCAGCCTTACGGCCACCCTGA